The Palaemon carinicauda isolate YSFRI2023 chromosome 24, ASM3689809v2, whole genome shotgun sequence nucleotide sequence gagagagagagagagagagagaccgtcttaTGCAGAGATTCTTTAAATGATGCAATAGACCTACTCTTACCTGTAAGATCCCTCTATGCTGATGCCGCCTTCCTCCCTAGGCCTACCGACAGCCTCTACGGCGGTGCCATCGTCGAGTTCGAAAGCGTACCGGAAGTTGCCGTCGCCGTGGTCGACGCGTTCGTCTCTCTCGACGGAGGAACTCGTGTCTTCGTCGGGCGCTGGGGCAGCTAATGCAACGGCAGCCAGGCAGGCCAAGACGATCTGTCCCCAGAGGATAGAGATTGAAAGGAACTGACGTGAAGGGAGATAGGaggtttaaagactactcatgaatggcagaggcaaggggtattGAAAAATCCCTAGCAGAACAAtagcctaaagactgaccatatattattattttgtcattattaattgctaagctacaaccctagttgggaaagcagagtgctataagcccaggggctccaacagttacCAAGCACCCTCTTCACCAAAGCTCGGACCAGGGgtagccagataatggctgctgatgactcaagaaagtagactgaggtggtacggtcaggtcatgagaagtgatgaacagtatattggtagGAGAGTGAtaaaaatggaggtacagggaacgaggaggagagggagaccaaagcgatggtggatggactgtatcaaggatgacattcgatcaaagggattaaccggtgatgaagtgtgggacagaggtagatggagaaagctgacgagaaacatcgaccccacatagaagtgggaaaagatgtagacaaagaaaaagaagaagaagaagaagacttctaggatcccccaaacaccccaaccttagcacACAAGGTTGATGAGGTTAgaaacactacaagaagctatcgagcgtGAGCATGTCTCGAACCTCGGTTCAGTAGATCACCAGGCAAGAATTTTTTCATTAGGTTACCACAAATGTAAATCTTGTTATTTAAATGGTAGAAGATAACTATTCTAAAAGGGTTTTAAAAAACCATTCGCTGTCATAAGGAATCAAACCAATGTGCAATTTAACTCTCATTTGATTATACATCGACAAAGCCGGTTTATACATTACAAAGTTTTCCTtccattattgataatttttttcttcccgatgattgattgattgattgtgagTTATGTGGTCTTCACGATGAGCTAGCTATAATAAGTCATTACATTTCAGTTTCGTGGCTCATTTTAGAATATCATCTTTTTGTAATGATGATAATCTAAAACGCAAAATATTGAATTTTcctgaaatatttgaaatatgttCTTTCGGCTTATGAAAGGCGAGAGATACAAGAAAATGCCTATTGCAAAAAGCAGGTTCTAAGACTTTGCTTTCATTCCTGTTTAATCTTTTGATAATGATTTTGCTTAAATATTCTTAATCATAGGGAATCATTCATGAATTTTTCATGGCCTTATTTAATCAGTTCTTAAAATCTAGTTAAATTCGTGTTGAAAATCATTTTAATAACCCTTTTGAGGATAAGAATTTACAAAACCCATTTCAGTTCTAAGTAAATTCTTAACATTCACAATATCCTTTCTCAAAAAATGTTCGAAATTTATTTTACGAAGAGGTTGAGAACCCGAAAACATCGCTATGTgaaaatttttgtattttatatattttacattttatattttccgTGGCCATAGATTCCATGTTTATTTCTAGAACGCTGTGTTTCATACAAATTAGAAAACAACACTGATAAAATACTATGAAATCAAGTAAGATAAATCCCAGAAGCAAATGCCTTTAAAAAGACTCAATATTTTCGAAACCCCAAAATGAATCCAAACATATATTTGAAAACATTCAAAATCACTAATAAACTCACCAGCTTCATGTTGGTTGGAGATGTAGTGAATGTTGGTGCTTGAAGAACAATGATGTACCAATCGAGTGTCAGAGGCCCTTTATATACAAGCAAGCGCAATAGCTTTTGTCAACAATATACCAATTACCGATCTGTCTGGGAGCGGCGAGTGTCAACAAAACAGTAATGTCAATACTTAGTTTACTCTCACTTTAGTTCCTTATAGTCAAGGACAACCTTTCAAATGCAGagttctttcaagtcatcctctcCGGGTAAGTCTTGCACTTGTGTTGTTCTTGTACTAGATATCTATGGGACTTTTGGTTACTTCTTGATACTTTTTGCTGCTCTGCAATATACTTAGATACTCTGTGGGACTCACGGGGAAAT carries:
- the LOC137617811 gene encoding cuticle protein AM1199-like, producing the protein MKLIVLACLAAVALAAPAPDEDTSSSVERDERVDHGDGNFRYAFELDDGTAVEAVGRPREEGGISIEGSYRYVHPDGESVEVTYLADENGFQPSGDILPTPHPLPAHAIEQIRFAGEQRALGVIFE